The sequence GATCCATTCTATTTACATAATGCATCCTTTTAAAATTCTTTGATTGTTTTTGATCCACATTGTTACATAATGCATCCTTTCAAATTACAAGTCAAACAGTCAATTGCCTTGTTTTCCCCTGTGTTCAAATTATAGACCATGAAtggaaatgaagatacacacaaaagATTTTGATATAAACATCTTCTGACCCCCCTGGTAAACAAAGAATGCATTATCTAGTCTGTTATTTGTTTTTTCTGAATTTTTTAACTTCCTAAGCAAACTGGACCTTTTTCATTTTTGTGTCTTTTATTTTTCTAATATAAGTAAAAAGATCCAGTACCCTCGTCTCCATCTGTCATCACCTCCCCTGCCCTTctccattttatttttaaattctgTTTCAAGAATTTTCTAATAATGCAATATATAATTTGGGGAATTTGAAATTTCAGGTGCTAGGTACTTCTATAGTTGTGGAAGGGAGGGAGTGCCATACTCCTCTCAATGAAGGTACAATACTTTGGAGTCAAGAGAAAAGATTGCCCCTAGGTTTCATTGATGAGGTGTTTGGACCAGTGAAGAGCCCATTCTATCTTGTTCGGTTTAATACTGTCAATGATGTGCCTGACTTTGCCAAGGAAGGGGTGCATGTTTCATATGTGCCACAATTTGCAAGTTATGTGCTAAATGATCCAAATTTATATAAGAAGGGATATGATGCATCTGGTGATAATGATGAAGAGCTATTTGAAGAGGTTGAGTTTTCAGATGATGAGAAAGAAGCAGGGtataaaagagaaaaaataagtgcTAAGAGAGGAGCAAAATCAACACAAAATGTTCAGGAAAAGGATTGTGGCAGAGCTAGGAAAAAGCCCGAGTTTATTGATTATAGGAAGAACAAATTTAGTCAAAGCAGATTCCAACAGAATGCAAACTATGCAAATGGGCTGAAAGTGAGAGCTCAGGTATATGGAAATCTTTCTTTTGATCAACCAACATTTGAATTTGCTATTGCACagcatattattatattttttgtatattttaTGCTGTAGGTGAAATATTCTATATTTTGGGTCATAGGTGATATTTCTACCATATTTTATAGCagcatattttgatatttttactATACTTTATGCAGGAGGTGAAATTTCCTTTGAAGAAACCATTTGAAAATAGTTATCGTAATGGGCCACATGTTTCTACAAATCAGGTAAAAGACTGTAGTGTTACTAGTTTCCAACACATGCCCGAGTCTGCCCAATCTCGAGTTGGGCTTCAAACATCTGGGATGAACCATAAACAAAAATCTTCACAGCACTTGAGCCATCAAGGTGGTTTTGTAAAACAAGCAGTGATCCGATCAACAGAGTCCGGAAACCCAAGACATGGACTGCATTTCTCCAATGGGGCACCCTCTTCTCATGGAAGAGTGACAGGAGGGATTCATCCTATGCGGCCCTCTTTTGTTGCTGGGAAGTCTCTATCTGATGGTGATTATAAAGCTAACTCATCTACCAGTGATCGTGGTCCATCACATGATCAGGCCCAAATCTCACATCTTGGACAGTCTTATGCTAAGCCCATGCATGATTCATTGGGACAATCTTCCCCAGTGCAGCATCACACTGGGACTTTGCATGATCCAATGGGCCAAACTTCTCCAGGACAATCTCAATTTAGGCCTGTATGTGGTCCAGCTCAAGGATTTCATCCAACCGCAGTGTCCAACTTAGGTCAGCCACCTGGTGGACCAATGCCAAATGGTCAGCAGACAAATGTCAATCATATGGGTTTTCCACCAATGCCCGTACATCCTGCATTCATGGGACAACCTGCACAAGGCAGTAGCATTCAACAGGCTATGGCTTTTATGGCTTGGAATGCTGGACGATCTAACCATGTAGCTGGAGGGTCTCAATTACTACCACCAAATGCAAATCAAGGGGCTGGAAATCCACTAAATTTCAATCAGATGCACACGTGTGTTGGAATACCTGTTTTACAACAGCCAGGATTGTATACAAACATGGGTGCACTTCCTGCGCATAATCTAATGCCATGGGGGCAGCAGACAATTCCTCAGGGGAATACAAGTCATCTGCCATCACAAAGCCCAAGCATTCCATTTTCTCAACCAAATAATATGTCTGGTACTAGACCACCGCATCCATCCCAAGTAGCTAAAGATAGTCCATTGCAACATAATTAGAGGATTCTTGCAACTGTAAGAGGAATGTTTTCTCACTGACTATATTAGGTATTTTATCTCTGTTTTTACAAGTCTTTTCTGAGTGTATACACATAGGTGTACAGTTTGGAATTGAATATGGATTTCCTTTGTCTATATCAAGGTGAGTTAGGCATAAGATTTGGAGtcttttgtattttctttttttaatttgatCACGCTGTTTGTCTTTGTACTGTAGCTTTTGTAAAATATGAATAAGCTACTTGCTTATCAATGGAATCTGGCTTCATAAGCTCTTGGTTTTCATCTGTTTCAgtctttcatgtatatatatatatatatatgtcttcaaATGTCAGTTTTTGAATCTTGCTTCAAGAGAAGCAGCAGGGATTGCAAATTTTTACAGTTGGAACTGATATTCAGCTCTTTCTTatatcaaatctcttaaaactgATTCTATTGAACTGCTTtgacatgcaaaatagaagaattGGAAGCAGCAGATGTTATGCTCTAGTTTGCGGTTTATCATTAAGCTATACCTTTCTTCCATGTAAAAAGGGAATGTAGTCTTGGATGAGTATGCTTGCCAATTGCTGGGGTTTCTATTCTAGTTGTAAGATGAAAATTATTTTTGTTGATACAAACCCCAAGCaagttaaatgaacaactagctaatAATTGCTCATCAAGAGCACAACATGAAAAGAGAATGAAGTATCGAGAAAACAGGCCTCTCTGTATTTTTGCAGCAGAAATATGCATTTTATGGGATATTTGAAAATTGATGGAATCCACCAACGTTTGCTACTTAGCTCAATGAGAATGATAAACTTACTTGTACAGTCGATTCACTTTTATATTATCCCAGCTATTCCTATGTACCATTTTGTCTCACCACTTGTCTATGTATCGACAGTTGTGTATATATCGAAAGCTTCAATAAACCTTAAAGTTTCCCTCTTACGTTTTCCTCTTTCAAGCTAGGTATTTCACTCTTGAAGCAATAGAACCAGCCATATACCCCCAAAAAAGAATAGTCTGAATCCCAAACTCAACAAATTGGAGTCCGCTTCCAGAATGTAGATTGCACAATAAGATGCAAAATACAATTTATTCCTGGATACCAAAATGCTGGGAACACCGAACCTTCGGAAATCATGTTTGCagtatatatgcacaaaattgatttgtggaaaaggctttagaaacttttagCAAATGGAAATGGCTGATATAAACTCAAATTATGCAACCCAGGCCACCATACATGGCTTGTGTCAAGATAAACAGTAGATGCAAAACGAAGTCCCAGAATATGTCCAACTCCCTCTACGCCTGTGTCAAATGAGAACTATGGATCGGAGTATAGGTATCCATTAGCGCATGATGTAAGAAGGATTTTAGTCAGATTATATAGTGGGAAATGCGCCAGTAtacatgtatacaaaatgtggTCTTATAACCAGGTGTGTAAACTGTTTAACATAATGCCTTGAAGAAACAGAGTCTTGGAGAAAGCTCACaaattgtttgacagaatgtctTGAAGAAATGTGATCTCTTGGACTGTTGTAATTGTAGGAAATATCTAATGCTGAATTCATAGACAATATGGTTTAAGTTTATTGGATTTTGCCCATGGTATTATACGAATAACTTTGAAAAATGTAAACAGGCTTTGTGATGTAGCCTTGCCTGATTGGTTCTACGATTCAAGGCAAAGCACATTCTATGATTGAATGAAAAATGAGATTGGAAACAAAGCCCAGATTTAATGTTTGCAATTTTAATCACCAGACTGTAACGTTTAGAAGGTGGATGTCACCTTTAGCAAATCATCAGAAAAGATTCTAGACTCAGTTAATGAGGGTAATTTTTGCCCTGCCTTTGCAAAGGTAGTTGAAAAAATGGATAGTAGAATAAAGGCCATTCTTATTTTTATGCTTTAAGGTGAGCAAGGGCAGCCAAGGTAATCCATACACTCAGGACATACAGACAGATGGGATATAGTTTTGACGCACTTAGAACATATGTTCCAGAGATGGTTGAATTGCATGGGAGATTAATGAATAGCTAGCAAAAGTAAAATCAAAGAATGCAGAAATTTCAGGGAATCCATAAAATTTACATACAGAACAATTCGAGCGTTAAATGCAAATCCATTTTTATATCATCCTCTTGATTTTGTTTCTAAAAACGCCACTGACAGCATAAAGAGATTCACAGTTAAACTACAGGTAAGCTAGTCAAGACTTGTGATCCAAATTCATAGACATTCTCGCCTTTTATACAACTACTTGGGCATTTTATTGTATGAGCTACCACGAGAACAATATAAAAGCTACTTCAAGTAAGTGTAGATTTGGCTGGTAAGATTGCTTTTAACTGACGATGCACAAGGTGTTCTGAAGGGAGTTGAACAAAACAAATATGATGTCATGGGAAAGAATTTGCACTTGCTTGACCTAGATTTATTTCTAGATATTTATAATCACTATAAATAATAGTAATGCAGAAAGATTTGTTTCAATCTAGGAAGTTCAGTAATGGGGATCTAGATTATTTGTATGTATGGTTATTTGTTACTTTAGGTATTTATCAAGAACAAAATTGTATGAGTCATAAAATTTGCAATTAGGAAAGGAGAAATAGGTGGGTGAATTTCTTAGTAGAAATCAGGTTCGATGATCCTTGATGTGAAAGCTAAGGAAAAGTGTACCTTGAAGGATGTACCATATCATAATGATGATTCAAATACAGAAGGTTGCCTCGGTATGGATGGTTTAAAAGAAGGCAAGTACTATGCATTGCGATTGGGCAGTTCTTGCAAATGATTATGGACTTGTTTTTAGGAATATAGTGTCAAAGAGTTATCTAATTTTGAAAGACAGATTAGTTTACCAATCTCTTTAGGTATGTACAAGTAAAACTTTAAATATCTACATTTGGCC is a genomic window of Cryptomeria japonica chromosome 7, Sugi_1.0, whole genome shotgun sequence containing:
- the LOC131046457 gene encoding uncharacterized protein LOC131046457 isoform X2; the encoded protein is MVGLHSAIREQRRDRKSVSSEVTELDSFLLDEPLTDKFDPLSSPLQDFEDLGFIDDWICEPDCFEMADTQTSFDKDIAAAKEITERNKVREECSPISFTLEAAGTSPSDVDSVGVMIGEVCLDGDKGILSEHTYLEHTIAQNECRNVKNGCPDGIRVKTEKSGCEDGKTECPDGSSSLSEKDGGISMGKSKNVTSSGVSVTGPLLRPKEECVENANSVKRTWNNMEMSVLEKNDSSFDSFSGFEHRVDNFVKSEEFPMGESHNVANKGDGLSEILTPGATLSSNEENADNTSLIHGTGGGIPERSVLKNCGVHLDEHRGFESAGPDAQCPSGESEETLMETSKILTISGNGVSGLSVTGHNEGHTNIVQGIGYNTKNEVNEFKNTKVSRIDYSDVESGEIVSEDDGEECTGLMKPDCEECIDMVEPDREHCIDMVELDGEGCAGMVESDSDYCSDSLLGSADSDYSEEDEYVGGEEEGEIKVDKGRRKLHVGSLDYDFGSSDDEVPKGPIRSKHELEVLGTSIVVEGRECHTPLNEGTILWSQEKRLPLGFIDEVFGPVKSPFYLVRFNTVNDVPDFAKEGVHVSYVPQFASYVLNDPNLYKKGYDASGDNDEELFEEVEFSDDEKEAGYKREKISAKRGAKSTQNVQEKDCGRARKKPEFIDYRKNKFSQSRFQQNANYANGLKVRAQEVKFPLKKPFENSYRNGPHVSTNQVKDCSVTSFQHMPESAQSRVGLQTSGMNHKQKSSQHLSHQGGFVKQAVIRSTESGNPRHGLHFSNGAPSSHGRVTGGIHPMRPSFVAGKSLSDGDYKANSSTSDRGPSHDQAQISHLGQSYAKPMHDSLGQSSPVQHHTGTLHDPMGQTSPGQSQFRPVCGPAQGFHPTAVSNLGQPPGGPMPNGQQTNVNHMGFPPMPVHPAFMGQPAQGSSIQQAMAFMAWNAGRSNHVAGGSQLLPPNANQGAGNPLNFNQMHTCVGIPVLQQPGLYTNMGALPAHNLMPWGQQTIPQGNTSHLPSQSPSIPFSQPNNMSGTRPPHPSQVAKDSPLQHN